Genomic segment of Vespa crabro chromosome 18, iyVesCrab1.2, whole genome shotgun sequence:
acaaacaaaaataataataatacattataagaATTTGTGATAAAATTACAGAGCGTGCCAAAAGTTCGTGAgtgattttttaaatcaattactctttttcgagacttttcaggataatttttttttttgcagattataaaacaataaagcTTAACTCGTAAACCCTAGGAAATctgtgaaaagaaataattaatttctaaaatttcTTTGGAACTTTTGACCCACCCTATGtattacatgaaaaaaaatcttttacgtTAGTAAAAAATCACGGCCCGGCATCCAAGACAAATGACCTTCGTGTCTTTCCTCATTTCTCCAACTACCATCGACCCAACAATTCATGACAACGTAAGGCTCGCTACTACCATAAAGGAAACGTGGATTTATATGCAAGGCAATTATTGGGTGAGGATAAATAGTGTCAcctttttgtaaatttatataaaatctgtaagagaaaaaaaaggacagatttttataataataagaaatcttacacaaaaaaaaaaagaaattaataataagacttaCGAATGAGGAAGTAATTTTAATCTTcctctaataaataaattggtaCCGAGTTTAAATTCACAGCCGATTCTTACATTGATCGGAACTTCCTACatttaaaaaacatattttgtctttttctaaattactatatgtattactatatatatatatatatatatatattttattttttgttaattatttataatgaaaaacataTCTATTGCTTACAAGAAACTCTACGAGAGGACAATCCATTGTCAAACTTAAAGAACGTGAAGGTTTCAAAATCTTTGGATCAGGATAAACGTTAAgatataattgattaaatcTTATATCTTCTATATGTCCTTCGCATTGAAGATGATTAATATCGCTAAGTGGAAATCTATATGTAAATGCACAGAAATGTTCTCCATTGACGGCTATctataaagaaaaacgataataatatagataatactaATCTAAaggagataatataaaattatacaaatactTGATGTTACCTGAAATGCATCTTCCGTGCAAAATATCATCAAATGAATATAAGAATTTCgacgaaatatataattacatggACCGACTGGAGAACATGTTTCCTCGATTTCCCATGTACCTTTGATCTTAGTATTTCTTACCACATAGCCTCTATCTATTCTTGGATTAAAATGCAATGCTATGTTTCCGTTCGTTTtgcaatttaaatttattgcaaATCTATcgcaaagaaatatttgttgattttattttttaatacataatttataagaaacaaataaaaagaatattctagaaaaaaaaaaaaaactaatcgcACATATAGATAATACCTTATTGCATGAACGGGAATGTATCCTGTTATAATGATAGCAGATGTTGGCTTCAATGGTTGTAATATGACAGGTTTTACCTCTtcctaaaatataaaataataataaattaataattaatattaaattaattatttgtttaatatatacatatatatatatatatgtatattgtttttttccttacgtAAAAACCTGTCAAAGTTTGAATGACAATTCTAGACATCTgcttctaatattattttaaattcgacACATTTTCCTCTGCCTTTGATAcgttccatttttattttagaaaaaaaaaagactttatttaattaattcaatcacatttttttttctattacacaatgcaacaaaagaatttaagaaattattattcttcttcgacgttcgaattttctttttttcattataaaaagaattcaatTTATCTAATGAACTCTTTTGAAAACTTATATTACCATAACcctcgaatatatatatatatatatatttatatttttggaggaaaaatcatcgatatatcaaagttcgattaatcgataatttttcttcatctatCGATAACAGTAGAACGTCCGCTTACCGACTGTAATATAGAAcatagagaaaaatgaaagatcgaCATCTACCGAGAAGAAGTCTGAATACATTTCCGCATATttaaggtaaaagaaaatgtgtgcatgtgtgtacatatatatatatatatatatatatatatatatatttatataccgtACGAAGATAACAATTTAATTCGTGTTTAATTATGGACCAGACTGTACTTGTAatcgaaaatttattgtacatagattataataatatatatatatatatatataactgtacatataaatataaagagaactTACTATTGGTATGGTTTTCTCGtcgaaaaagatgaaatccTTGAAAGCATCTTCCTTGGTGTGTTTGAAAATACAATcgattgacattttttttaccTCTGTCACACGATCTTTTATATACttcgaagaaaattgaaataggCGATGTGGTAACTCCAAAACGTGAAGATGTgacgatttttaaaatctttattcccgaattttgttaataaaatacaaagagaaagagagagagagagagagagagaaacaacaatttttatattatttattttttccacgaGAATTTCACtcatcgattttaataatttcgaacGCCGGTATAAGTAATCCCGCGCTAGTGATAGTGACGTACTAGAGGCGTTCTTTTTGCTTCTAATTTCTTGTCACGATTCGTTCGAATCGGACTGATGCATTGCGTAAGTACAGTATGAGACATCAAGGAACAACTGTGTTGAATCGGATACTTACTTATGTACACTGGATGGcaagaaaatgttattaatagatattatattcgaaGAAAAGTTTCTCACTCTAAGCAGATGCCTCTACGTTTTATTAAAGACtcgttctgaatcgattcgaaaaaaaaagaaaaatttacttcATCGACTTTCTTTGATTTGATATAAATAGTTTTTATCAATGTATCTTATCCACaagatattttatgttttaatcATCACATTGGTTTTTCTACTATCAAATCTCCGATGTGATAGGTTATACTGTACGATCATTTTATACCGCGAATTTTTAAACCTATTTAAACAGgagcattttatttttatatcatgtatcgttaatatttttattttaatataacaattataatagaacagtattactttttatataagtaagattatatctaatacatatgtatatataatttatagtagcggagtttttatttttatttaattggcACCAGTATTGTAttgtttttcataaaatatatatacatagctgttacaatataatataataaaatgtattatttttttaagtatatcAAGTTATTTCTTatgtcatttatattatttttgctgttaataaaaacataacatATGTCGTTTACATATATTcactataaatattaataacaattacaaaaagataatttaataatctgCCATAAAATATTGTTAGATGTTGAAAAATGATTGTGTCATgcgtataatgaaaataatttctgccataataatagatttcatatcatttatattattatataaattttgaacttatataattttaaaaatgttttcattattgaAATGTTTTTCATTTAGTATTTTATTATGACTAGGAACATTTTTAAAGTTGTTATTTACAACAAAGAACATTaagttacaaatatatattattacacaaCATGAAATATATCAGATTAAAATGACATTAGAGATTAAATAgtatcaatatataattatttaagagTACACAAAGACACAAAGACTTTCACATTGAGACCATGTCTCTCAAAATTGAAGCAAAATCATGcgcataatattttttttataattatttatgagattactttaaaattatttcttagcCACCTTTATTTGAGTATTTGACAGTAGGCAGtagcataataaaaataaatgtagttatagaaaaatatattgcatTCGTTTGATATACTTttgttcataattttttttgtgttaAATTATGTGATAAACAATTATTGAACCTTTCTATTGGATAAATTTCTCAAATTCCAATATagacttttttctattttatagatCGAACAATCtttcatttgtatataatgcatagaatctttatattatcgtgatgagacatttgttaaatattaattatattatttatctttctcagaTAATTGATCGtgctattttctttcctcaagtattgaaatttgttttattgtcTATCATaacattttatcgattattatagaagtacagaaaaaattatagaacaTTCATTAGATTGATTATATCAAACGAATTAGATATCACGTGGTTCATGTGGATCTGGTAATTTGTTCCAGTTTGGCTCTACCCCCCAAATTTCACGGGCATATTCTGCAATTGTCCGATCGGAAGAGAATTTTCCAGAAGATGCTATATTATGTATCGCCATCTCCACCCATTTGTTTTCATCCTAAAATATATGGCGTTTCAATACATATCCCATAAcagatattgaaattttaacaacactgtattaattttgtttgacaaaattacaaattacaaATTACAATTACCTGATATACTTGGCTGACTTTCTCTTGCATACGAATATAGCTTTCAAAATCTGCTAAAAGATAAAATCTATCCCATTTAAGTAGGACATCAGCGATATCTTTAAATTCATCTGGATTATTAGGACTGAAGAAACCTCCTTGAATTTGATCGATACATTGTTTTGCTTCtggtaatttattataataatcataagcaTTGTagccttttcttttcaaatcttCAACTTCGTCTACGGTCATgccgaaaatgaaaatattatcatttcccATTTCTTCGGCCATTTCTACGTTAGCTCCATCCAAAGTGCCAATTGTAAGAGCACCATTCAGCTaaaacgttaattatattggattttttattctttttttttttttttttttttcattttctagatcgaagtttaatatattcaattgatttattcattattaccATAAACTTCATATTTCCGGTGCCTGATGCCTCAGTACCAGCGGTAGAAATCTGTTCACTCAGATCTGCAGCAGGAATAATCCTTTCGGCCAAAGTTACTCTATAATTCTCTAAAAAGATCAACTTCAGTTTATTTCCTACAATAGGATCGTTATTGATAACATTTGCAACACTACAAATCAGTTTGATAATCTTTTTAGCTAGATGGTAGCCTGGTGCTGCCTTTCCACCTATCATAACAGTTCTTGGTACGAATGGTGCGGACGGATCTTTCTTTATACGATTGTACAATGTAATAACATGAAGACAATTTAATAATTGTCGTTTGTATTCATGGATACGTTTCACCTaacattgaattatatttattagtaaattcaacgataacattaatgtaaatcaattaaatttgaatatatattgtttttacctGAATATCAAAAATCGAGGCAGGATTTATTTTAACCCCATAATCTTTCTCTAACAGTTGTGATAAacgtaatttattttcttgtttaacTTTAACTATCGCTCGTTGAAAGCCTGGATCTTTGGCATATTGTTTAATCTGTTCCAATTGTTCTAAATGTACAACCCAATTGCTTcctattttctataaattacaaatagaaaaaaaaaacaaaaacgtttatacatttacatctagtgttgttataataaaaaaaaaaaaaaatcacatatatatacttcttcaATAATATCGGATAGATTTGGGTTGCAAAGAAGTAACCATCTTCTAGGTGTAATACCATTGGTTTTGTTTTGGAATTTTTCTGGTGTCAATTCATAGAAATCTCTAAATctgtataagaataattaaaataaattatttcttgtattatttttatcaattcatTAATAAACTCATTGGGTTTATCACTTACACACTATCTTTCAAAATCTCTGAATGTATTTGTGCAACTCCATTGATAGCATGACTACCAACAATGGATAAATGAGCCATATTTACTCGTTTTTCACCTTCTTCTTCGATCAAAGACATACGACGAAGACGATCCATATCACCTGGAAATTTGGCAGCGACTCGTTCAAGATGTAAATGATTTATGTGATAAATAATTTGCAAGTGTCGTGGAAGAATGCTATCTAACATGCTAGTGGGCCATCTTTCAAGTGCTTCTGGTAGAACAGTGTGATTTGTATAAGCACACGTTCGCGTTGTTATTTCCCATGCCTTAAAGATGCATaaacatttatgtatatatatatatataaattatataaattatttaatacaaaatacaaaatatccTATCCAATTAAGAAtgaatatctaataaaaattgtctCGGCTACCTTCTCCCACGATAGTCCTTCAACGTCAATAAGAATTCTCATAAGTTCAGGAATAGCTAACGAAGGATGAGTGTCATTCAATTGAACGGCTACTTTATCAGGGAAAGCATCGAATTCAGTTCTATAATGTTCCTTCGATCCAAATTTACTAGCTTTATAACGACGAATTATATCTTGAAGAGTAGCGGCAACCATGAAATATTCTTGTTTCAAACGGAGCTCTTTTCCCTCAAAGAAATTATCATTAGGATACAAGACTCTACTTATATTTTCTGCCAAGTTACGATCAATAACAGCTTGAACGTAATCACCGTCGttgactgaaaaaaaaaaagaaagtaatataatttaaatcaataataacgtgacgctttttcaaataaaaaaataaacaaaaagaataaaaagaaattaatcgtgATCTTACAGAATTTCAAATTGAATTCGATTGGCGATTTAGCAGACCATAATCTCAATGTATTAAccacattatttttatatccagGAATTGGATTATCATAAGGCATTGCAAATACGAcctaaaatttaatatataattaacaataatttaattatacgatCGTGTAAAATCATTTGCATCCTGCGAACCTGTGTGTTAACCCATTTTTTGCCTTCAGGAGTGTCAATAACATGTCCATAGAAATTAACTGGAAGCATAAATTCTGGCCTTGCTTTTTCCCAAGGATTACCATACCTCAACCAATCGTCTGGTTCTTCACTTTGTTCTCCGTTCTTTATCTTTTGTGCGAATATACCATATTCATATCTTATCCCATAACCATAAGCAGCCAAGCCCAAAGTAGCCATACTATCTAAGAAACAAGCAGCCAATCTTCCTAAGCCTCCATTTCCAAGTCCAGCATCCTCCTCCAATTCCTCTAATTCTTCTATATCCAAGCCCATctgtgaaatattataataaaatgttaagataagaaattttagattgatcttaaataaataaaatattttttgttttcatgcAAATTGCGTCACTCGCCTGATACATAGCTTCGTCGCACGCACCCTGAATTCCCAAATTGATCATCGTATTTTGCAATGCCCTTCCCATGTAatattcgagagaaagatagtatACTCTCTAAagtaacagaaaaagaaaagaaaaattatattctagatcaataatttattattgctatgtGACAAATAACATACagttaataatttatctaattgacaagttcttttttcttttgttccttttttttgatcAAGGATCAACTTAaacaagatataaaataacgataaacaaaATTAGATTTATAACGAATCAACTAATTGCAAGATTACTTATCCATATGAAGTGATCTATAGTGATCTATAATGAGTGATAATTAGTTACTTCGAAAGACATGAACGTTCGATATGATAGGTCACGTAGATGCCTCCTGACTTGCTCAAGGTCATGTCAAAGTTATCCATTAAAATACgtcaatgaataattttttttaaaataatatcaaatttttttgcatattattttatttattaatctaaataaaatcaaagattaCTTCTTGACACGACACATTATGAAACACATTTTTACACGTGATAGATTAAAATATACACGGcataatataagataaaaataaatttatcttgcGGATGAGGTCACTGAccgattttaaaatataatacaaaaatatcgtattattgGAACATCTATTGGTCGAAATTATAATCTATTGctttataactttttattttacaataagtTTAATACCAGATAAAAATACAACTTTGAACTCTTCTTTCTAAAGATTCGTTGaagtatgaattattttcgtgctctatattatttcttcgtatgattctttttcttttccttccttttgttttttctttttttttttttctttttttcctttaacttACTAAGTTACATATTGTCCGAACGATATCttaaattagaaatttgatcacacttatatattttattatatttgagaATCTCGACTAGAGCGAGGAAAAGTACCGCGAATGGATCACGTGAATTTCTAAAATCTATAGATCCAATTTGTTTGGGATAATATCCAAAAGTTATGAAACTATATAGTTAAGAATTTTTGgcattatattgaaattaatcgttTGGCAACAATGTGCAAATTGCAGACATATCTGTGGTAAGATgttgcaaaagaaaaacaaaaagaaacaaaagaaaaagaaaaatacaaatataataaaattaagagatacatgataaaaaataaatgtatatgagTTAGAAACGATCAAAATAGTTCAATTGAACATGAAGAATTTAATATGATAAGCTTTCAATGCTTGAGTGATGTAATCTTCATGTGCACAGGGACACAGCATGCCCAAAAATAGATGttgcaatatatttttcttgcaTTACTTTCACATCATCAACAGAAtagatattgtaataattgttcgaacttattattatgttaagtTGCATATTAGAGATCCTGTATTTCTGTTTCTGTATTTGCTATATCACTaatttatcaatgattatGTGAGAATCTCAAAGTTCATTCTAAACAGCAAATATGAAGTAATGATTAATGTTGCAACAcgttttttttcaaatcatacattcaaattttttaattgtttttctttgttctttcatttttcttaatataaatattataaatattatttgataattattgataacgaaaatattatgttTGCAATATacgtttttcaaataatttaattgataagtCTATTTTACATTAACATTACTATATTTGTTTCTTGACCTACATTTTCAATATCATGTATCAAATATTACCAGGTCAACGAGGATAGAAAAATGATTGTGATGAGAagttttaaatacatttaatctgtattatatttgttaagcGTATGATCTTAATGAGATAGTTacttaatatacatttataccaATATTCATCCTATTATGACTGTGATTAtaccatttattattataaatatgatttgtGTTCTATGATACACTTAACATATAAGAATCCAAAAAACAAATCATTCGTCGAGTTCTGTAATTCctaaatattagaataaatttcattatatgaaTACTATTGGTAGTCACAAAATTGAGTATCAATATAGGAAACACAGCTGAAACttatacaattaaatatacataacttATACTTAATGTATTGAGTTATAATATACTTTTCTACaacaaaacatttttaatttaaaattctaaATCATATCTTaaagagaatttattatttaaatacaataaattttctttatttgataTACTAATAGATTGTACAatgacaaaaaattttttaataataaaattaatcccGCCAATCCTGTATAatagggaaagaaaaggaataaaagaaaatggaagagaagagaaaaaaagagaagagaagaggcgAGAAGAAAGCATAAGGGAACAAaataaagacaagaaaaaagcaaacCATTAATACTTATAGACTTACCTTTGGATCTTTctcgtaataatattgttgAGTTCGAATCCATCTGGATACTAAATTGTCTTTGACACTATGTGCTAAAGCGAAGTAATAATCTCGGCTAGTCGCTACGTTACGATCTTTGACTAAAGTATAATGAAGATGCCGGTTGAACGTCTTCTTAAAATTCGCGACATTTTCAACATCGACGATACCGCGTACTgagatttgttttcttttctcgtgaTCCACATCAACGTGCGACATGATTTTGAATTGTTCtcaatcaataaatttattcaattcgTTCGTATAATGACCGAAAGAATGTTTGAAGAATTGTACACTACACTTGATATGTGcgtgtaagagagaaatagacaacaagaggaaagagagcaagagagagagagagagagagagggagaaagaaagagagggaaagagagagaaagagatagaatgaaaCACTCTTGACGAAACGCACAAGAACACCGTGCAGCTCGCCGAGGGCGAATAGAACATATTGCCAAACAAATGGAGATACATATTCACCTTCTACAAGGTCGCGCATGCGCTTTACCTTAAATTTTTGCGCCTGCGCAAACGACGACGCGTAGAGCTTCCACGTTCAAAAGTTCATCGCCTTGACTCGACAATCGAAGaaactaaatttatttttatcaaatattatacgattatatcgaatataaattaaataaacattgaatacttaaaattaatgtgattttttttttgttcatattCCTCAAAGAAATATTGGATATGGATATGTTCGAAAACACGGCAGAGAATAGAAacaatacaatttatatatcttattcaatgtaattttatttataaattaatcgtaTGGATGCAGATGCAATAATGGGAACTTCAAGAAGCGATACGCGTATTACATTTCACATTGTCAACATTTTGCTgtcaatttttaatacaaacatGTGGTCTTGGCCTAGATAGGTAccatgatataatataaagtgacatttttattttttgttgtctAACGTGTTCCGCCTCCTGTTATCGTGCaacaattttacaattaaatgtttgtcatttttcattatacacatataatatataatgtatttttcacattatacatatacatgcagaCAGATATCAGGGAAACCTACCTAGTTCCGCAACAGCCATCATAGTTAGAATGTCTGCATCGATCAAACAACAAAAATTgacaagttttatttttaataaacgtttcttttttttttctctctctcttgataaTTAATGCGttccattaaaaataataattacatgatttttctatataattaaatattaaatttttgttatcacatatttataaatcataca
This window contains:
- the LOC124430380 gene encoding 32 kDa beta-galactoside-binding lectin lec-3-like, producing MSIDCIFKHTKEDAFKDFIFFDEKTIPIEEVKPVILQPLKPTSAIIITGYIPVHAIRFAINLNCKTNGNIALHFNPRIDRGYVVRNTKIKGTWEIEETCSPVGPCNYIFRRNSYIHLMIFCTEDAFQIAVNGEHFCAFTYRFPLSDINHLQCEGHIEDIRFNQLYLNVYPDPKILKPSRSLSLTMDCPLVEFLEVPINVRIGCEFKLGTNLFIRGRLKLLPHSFYINLQKGDTIYPHPIIALHINPRFLYGSSEPYVVMNCWVDGSWRNEERHEGHLSWMPGRDFLLTIRCEHDSFSIWLGNKIISEFKHRLKPSIINTLRISGDVVLHHLAIDDVKKK
- the LOC124430439 gene encoding glycogen phosphorylase, whose product is MSHVDVDHEKRKQISVRGIVDVENVANFKKTFNRHLHYTLVKDRNVATSRDYYFALAHSVKDNLVSRWIRTQQYYYEKDPKRVYYLSLEYYMGRALQNTMINLGIQGACDEAMYQMGLDIEELEELEEDAGLGNGGLGRLAACFLDSMATLGLAAYGYGIRYEYGIFAQKIKNGEQSEEPDDWLRYGNPWEKARPEFMLPVNFYGHVIDTPEGKKWVNTQVVFAMPYDNPIPGYKNNVVNTLRLWSAKSPIEFNLKFFNDGDYVQAVIDRNLAENISRVLYPNDNFFEGKELRLKQEYFMVAATLQDIIRRYKASKFGSKEHYRTEFDAFPDKVAVQLNDTHPSLAIPELMRILIDVEGLSWEKAWEITTRTCAYTNHTVLPEALERWPTSMLDSILPRHLQIIYHINHLHLERVAAKFPGDMDRLRRMSLIEEEGEKRVNMAHLSIVGSHAINGVAQIHSEILKDSVFRDFYELTPEKFQNKTNGITPRRWLLLCNPNLSDIIEEKIGSNWVVHLEQLEQIKQYAKDPGFQRAIVKVKQENKLRLSQLLEKDYGVKINPASIFDIQVKRIHEYKRQLLNCLHVITLYNRIKKDPSAPFVPRTVMIGGKAAPGYHLAKKIIKLICSVANVINNDPIVGNKLKLIFLENYRVTLAERIIPAADLSEQISTAGTEASGTGNMKFMLNGALTIGTLDGANVEMAEEMGNDNIFIFGMTVDEVEDLKRKGYNAYDYYNKLPEAKQCIDQIQGGFFSPNNPDEFKDIADVLLKWDRFYLLADFESYIRMQEKVSQVYQDENKWVEMAIHNIASSGKFSSDRTIAEYAREIWGVEPNWNKLPDPHEPRDI